The following proteins are encoded in a genomic region of Gossypium hirsutum isolate 1008001.06 chromosome D05, Gossypium_hirsutum_v2.1, whole genome shotgun sequence:
- the LOC107902981 gene encoding serine/threonine protein phosphatase 2A 55 kDa regulatory subunit B alpha isoform-like, with protein sequence MDYPINKHPEFRYKTEFQSHEPEFDYLKSLEIEEKINKIRWCQSSNGALFLLSTNDRTIKLWKVQEKKVKKVCNMNVYSTKAMGNGPIVGSSISTSSKQYIANGGCTSNDFSFPTGGFSSLHLPVVVVVNPECLFVKILWNQLLFLSFFHGLGSV encoded by the exons ATGGATTATCCAATCAATAAGCATCCTGAGTTTCGCTATAAAACAGAGTTTCAAAGCCACGAACCTGAG TTTGACTATCTGAAGAGCTTGGAAATTGAGgagaaaattaacaaaattaggtGGTGCCAGTCATCTAATggtgctctttttcttttgtcgaCAAATGACAGAACAATAAAGTTATGGAAG GTACAAGAGAAGAAAGTCAAAAAAGTATGTAACATGAACGTGTACTCAACCAAAGCCATGGGAAATGGTCCTATTGTTGGTTCAAGTATATCAACAAGCTCCAAACAATACATTGCAAATGGAGGATGCACAAGCAATGACTTCTCATTCCCAACTGGGGGTTTCTCATCTTTGCATTTGCCTGTGGTAGTTGTTGTGAATCCAGAATGCTTATTTGTTAAGATACTTTGGAATCAGTTactttttttgtcatttttccaTGGTTTAGGCAGTGTTTGA
- the LOC107904022 gene encoding disease resistance protein At4g27190, which produces MGCEFCESLANSVGTLVADYVVKPVGRQLDYVRHFHDNVEKLVEKKGELVRARTRLQRETEVAERQLLHVEDDVGDLQRKAVEILSNVETLEMEIQQNKRCLNWCPNWSWRYQLSKQAMKKTLDISELLEKINKFGQPGRVGYRAPSTLPTTEFLCSKEFVVSEASKIAFHQIIEALQDDNISMIGLWGMGGVGKTTLAREVGNQAEKLNLFNKVVITTVSQKPNFEVIQDQIAQFIDFDMKNERGRRSVQDLWLRLKKEQRILIILDDIWTNINLKEKIGIPTGEDHKSCKVLLTTRRQQVCLAMDCQKVVQLGCLDGDEAWNLFATKASLNGSADDAIRKVATKIIRKCQGLPIAIVSLGSALKGKSCHEWKAAYRRLKDRRLTEIEDVNEENAYLCLEASFEYLKGMETKTCFLLCSLYPEDHEICVEDLVRYAWGLELYKGINSIEKVRSEVLASTEILKNSCLLLDCRRKGHVKMHDVVREVALWIASSREEFSFASVGTLPMDESFKHFIAISFNTDQMDELPKGLVLPNLKFLLLGGTREGRMETSSEFFEGMKALKACALDYLMISPVAFQFQMNLKTLKLRNCRFSDISVIGKLKTLEIFSLSGSAISELPNEIGDLENLRLLELSKCRELRRIPHRLIQRLSNLEELYLHGSRSIKWATKNATEKECYSGLSELNLLPKLGVLSLDLHPQDLSDGFVFPKLWRFDVFILAWRTSFEPCPISRSLTIFNNASLDACKQLFEDVESLDLERVQGYPNLIPSLELEFSKLTSLVLYSCDGMKSLIDASKQQVPTTTFSNLRSLSLASMLALEELCNGPQPQGFLQKLETLSLRDCNEMIGAIPISQNLEELQVHQCGKMQVLFQTVELRSIEQWPNHHLSLQSLKVVQISECNNLKYLFPMSAANNSVGQLQSLDIHRCSQLEEIIQGTEVLNISPQSLRKIRVSECNKLTSLSSLSHGHRLQELLVEDCPRLTPLIISAKIQKLELRRITSEQLSNLDICNCEEVEQITGKDQTSSHDHRLQPICFPNLTLISIFNCENLKCLFPITVAHGGFPKLLSASNLQTLEISNCSQLEEIIQEPQVSNISLQCLKEIKVENCNNLRYLFPMSIANSLGGLRTLRISGCFGLEEIIKATEASNVCLHSLREVFVRECNKLTSLSSLSHGHILKSLTNLEIYDCLQLEDTFPISMAQGLPLLNEVVLENLPQFKGRDGNEIVLTLSSLQKLKVVNCPELTPFIISTKIQELTLKRMKEVKKMSNMMGRGGSSVSMEYLKISNFRELFDSSYNLSSLKFLNLFELTELRVIWNGPIQAVNFQNLTQLNVRNCRSLRYIFSPTIAQYLPRLSELYISDCEELEQIIDKDQKSSQHHLQPICFPRLAEVIIFYCKNLKYLFPITSAYGGLPKLKTISLGNVPKLEQVFEGDEANVSKDEEKVIHLPQLTDLDLDRLPNLMSFSPVGYHFVFPSLDDLNVQDCPNLTTRFSVDSEQSVHAETQASQSVDETIVEESATAQETTWPAGSNISWSAEH; this is translated from the exons ATGGGTTGTGAATTTTGCGAGTCTCTTGCTAACTCCGTTGGAACACTAGTTGCGGACTATGTGGTAAAGCCGGTGGGACGTCAACTTGATTATGTCCGCCACTTTCATGACAATGTTGAAAAGCTGGTGGAAAAAAAAGGTGAACTTGTAAGGGCACGAACTCGTCTGCAGCGTGAGACTGAGGTTGCTGAAAGGCAGCTTTTACATGTTGAAGATGATGTAGGGGATCTGCAAAGGAAGGCAGTGGAAATCCTATCGAATGTGGAAACTTTGGAGATGGAAATTCAACAGAATAAGAGGTGTCTCAATTGGTGTCCTAATTGGAGTTGGAGATATCAATTAAGCAAGCAAGCAATGAAGAAAACTCTGGATATATCTGAGCTTTTGGAGAAGATCAACAAATTTGGTCAACCTGGACGAGTCGGTTACCGTGCTCCTAGTACCCTTCCCACCACAGAATTCCTCTGCTCTAAGGAATTTGTGGTTTCGGAAGCTTCAAAGATTGCTTTCCATCAAATCATTGAAGCCTTACAAGATGACAATATCAGCATGATTGGATTGTGGGGGATGGGAGGGGTGGGCAAAACCACCTTGGCTCGTGAAGTTGGAAATCAAGCTGAAAAACTGAATTTGTTCAATAAAGTTGTGATTACAACTGTGTCTCAAAAGCCAAACTTCGAAGTAATTCAAGATCAAATTGCACAATTCATAGACTTTGATATGAAGAATGAACGAGGAAGAAGATCAGTGCAAGATTTATGGTTGAGACTGAAGAAGGAACAGAGGATTCTTATTATCCTTGATGATATTTGGACAAATATCAACTTAAAGGAGAAGATAGGAATACCGACTGGCGAAGATCATAAAAGTTGCAAAGTTCTTTTAACAACACGCCGTCAACAAGTATGCCTTGCTATGGATTGTCAAAAGGTGGTACAACTGGGTTGTTTAGATGGCGATGAAGCTTGGAATTTGTTTGCAACGAAAGCAAGTCTAAATGGCTCTGCTGATGACGCTATTAGAAAGGTGGCAACTAAAATCATCAGAAAATGCCAAGGTTTGCCCATTGCTATAGTTTCGTTAGGAAGTGCTTTGAAAGGTAAAAGTTGTCACGAGTGGAAAGCGGCATATCGGAGACTCAAAGATCGTAGATTAACTGAAATTGAAGATGTTAATGAAGAAAATGCTTATCTATGTCTTGAGGCGAGCTTCGAGTACTTGAAGGGTATGGAGACGAAGACTTGTTTCTTATTGTGCTCTTTATATCCCGAAGATCATGAGATTTGTGTGGAGGACTTGGTGAGATATGCATGGGGATTGGAGTTGTATAAAGGCATCAACTCAATTGAAAAAGTTAGAAGTGAAGTGCTTGCATCGACTGAAATCCTCAAGAACTCTTGTTTGTTGTTAGATTGCAGAAGAAAAGGGCATGTCAAAATGCATGATGTGGTTCGTGAAGTTGCTTTATGGATTGCATCCTCCAGAGAGGAGTTTTCTTTTGCGAGTGTTGGAACATTGCCGATGGATGAAAGTTTCAAGCATTTCATAGCAATCTCCTTCAACACTGATCAAATGGATGAACTTCCCAAAGGATTGGTTTTGCCAAATCTCAAATTTCTTTTACTTGGTGGAACACGTGAGGGTCGCATGGAAACTTCAAGTGAATTCTTTGAGGGTATGAAAGCATTAAAAGCTTGTGCTTTGGATTATCTAATGATATCTCCAGTTGCATTTCAATTCCAAATGAACCTTAAAACATTGAAGTTGCGTAACTGTAGATTCTCTGACATCTCAGTGATTGGGAAGTTGAAGACACTTGAGATTTTTTCATTAAGTGGATCTGCTATATCTGAATTGCCGAACGAAATTGGTGATTTAGAAAATCTAAGACTTTTGGAGTTGTCAAAATGCAGAGAACTACGAAGAATTCCTCATCGATTAATACAAAGATTGTCCAATTTAGAAGAACTATACTTGCATGGTTCTAGATCAATAAAATGGGCGACTAAGAACGCAACTGAAAAAGAATGCTATTCTGGCCTATCAGAGTTGAATTTATTGCCCAAGTTGGGTGTATTATCGTTGGATTTGCATCCTCAAGATCTTTCAGATGGCTTTGTGTTTCCTAAATTATGGAGATTTGATGTTTTCATTTTGGCTTGGAGGACGTCATTTGAACCTTGTCCAATCTCAAGATCTTTGACAATATTTAATAATGCGTCCTTAGATGCATGCAAGCAACTATTTGAAGATGTAGAATCTCTTGACCTGGAAAGAGTGCAGGGCTATCCAAACCTTATTCCAAGCTTGGAGTTGGAATTCAGTAAGTTGACTTCTCTAGTTCTTTATAGTTGCGATGGTATGAAATCCCTAATTGATGCATCAAAGCAACAGGTGCCAACCACTACATTCTCTAATTTGAGAAGCTTATCATTAGCATCTATGCTTGCTTTAGAAGAGCTGTGCAATGGCCCTCAACCACAAGGTTTCTTACAAAAGTTAGAAACCTTGTCCTTACGGGATTGCAATGAAATGATTGGTGCAATTCCAATTTCACAAAATCTTGAAGAGCTTCAAGTTCATCAATGTGGTAAAATGCAAGTGCTATTCCAGACTGTTGAATTGAGGAGCATAGAACAGTGGCCCAATCATCATTTAAGCCTCCAAAGTCTAAAGGTTGTACAAATAAGTGAGTGCAACAATTTGAAATATCTCTTCCCAATGTCAGCTGCTAATAATAGCGTTGGGCAATTGCAATCTCTGGATATACACAGATGCTCACAATTGGAAGAAATAATACAAGGGACAGAAGTGTTAAACATAAGCCCCCAAAGTCTAAGGAAAATAAGAGTAAGTGAATGCAATAAGTTGACATCTCTTTCCTCATTGTCCCATGGTCACAGGTTGCAGGAGTTATTAGTGGAGGATTGTCCCCGGTTGACACCTCTTATCATTTCGGCTAAAATACAa AAATTGGAGCTACGGAGAATAACAAGTGAGCAATTGAGCAATTTAGATATCTGTAATTGTGAAGAAGTGGAGCAGATTACTGGGAAGGATCAAACTTCATCACATGATCATCGACTCCAACCTATTTGCTTTCCTAATTTGACTCTGATTAGTATCTTCAATTGTGAAAACTTAAAATGTCTCTTCCCGATTACTGTTGCTCATGGAGGCTTTCCAAAACTTCTAAGTGCGTCCAATTTGCAAACTCTGGAGATAAGCAACTGCTCCCAGTTAGAAGAAATAATCCAAGAGCCACAAGTGTCAAACATAAGCCTTCAATGtttaaaggaaataaaagttGAAAACTGCAATAATTTGAGGTATCTCTTCCCAATGTCTATTGCTAATAGCCTTGGGGGATTGCGAACTCTACGAATAAGTGGGTGCTTTGGATTGGAAGAGATAATCAAAGCAACAGAGGCATCCAACGTATGTCTCCATAGTCTAAGGGAAGTATTTGTGCGTGAATGCAACAAGTTGACATCTCTTTCCTCATTGTCCCATGGTCACATATTGAAAAGTTTGACAAATCTAGAAATTTACGATTGCCTTCAATTGGAAGACACTTTTCCAATCTCAATGGCTCAAGGCCTTCCTCTACTGAATGAGGTTGTGTTGGAAAATTTACCTCAATTCAAAGGAAGGGATGGAAACGAGATTGTGCTTACCCTTTCATCATTGCAGAAGTTAAAAGTGGTGAATTGTCCCGAATTGACACCTTTTATCATTTCAACTAAAATACAA GAATTGACCCTTAAAAGGATGAAAGAAGTGAAGAAAATGAGCAACATGATGGGGAGAGGAGGATCATCAGTAAGTATGgaatatttaaaaatttccaaCTTTAGAGAGTTATTTGATTCTAGTTATAACCTTTCAAGCCTGAAGTTCCTAAATTTGTTTGAACTAACCGAATTGCGAGTGATATGGAATGGTCCCATCCAAGCTGTAAACTTTCAAAATCTCACTCAATTGAATGTTAGAAATTGtagaagcttaagatacatattCTCACCAACCATTGCTCAATATTTGCCACGATTGAGCGAGTTATATATATCTGATTGTGAGGAATTGGAACAAATTATTGACAAGGATCAAAAGTCATCACAACATCATCTCCAACCTATTTGCTTCCCTCGTCTGGCTGAAGTTATAATCTTTTATTGTAAAAACTTGAAATATCTCTTTCCGATTACTTCTGCCTATGGTGGCCTTCCAAAATTGAAGACAATAAGCCTTGGAAACGTCCCCAAATTAGAGCAGGTGTTCGAAGGAGATGAAGCAAATGTGAGTAAGGATGAAGAGAAAGTGATACACCTACCACAATTAACCGACTTAGACCTTGATAGGCTACCAAACCTCATGAGCTTCAGCCCTGTAGGTTATCATTTTGTTTTCCCATCTTTGGATGATTTAAACGTACAAGATTGTCCCAACCTAACCACAAGGTTTAGTGTTGATTCAGAGCAATCAGTGCATGCCGAAACTCAG GCAAGCCAATCAGTTGATGAAACTATAGTGGAAGAATCTGCTACAGCTCAGGAAACTACATGGCCAGCTGGTAGCAACATAAGTTGGAGTGCAGAACACTGA
- the LOC107904023 gene encoding disease resistance protein At4g27190, giving the protein MGCEFCDSALANAVGTLIVDYVVKPVGRQLDYVRHFHENVEKLVEKKGELGRARTRLQHETGVAERQLLHVEDDVGDLQRKAVEILSNVETLEMEIQQNKRCLNWCPNWSWRYQLSKQAMKKTLDISKLLEKINKFGQPGRVGYRAPSTLPTIEFLCSKEFVVSEASKIAFHQIIEALQDDNISMIGLWGMGGVGKTTLAREVGNQAEKLNLFNKVVITTVSQNPNFEVIQDQIAQFIDFDMKNERGRRSVQDLWLRLKKEQRILIILDDIWTNINLKEKIGIPTGEDHKGCKVLLTTRRQQVCLAMDCQKVVQLGCLDGDEAWNLFATKASLNGSADDAIRKVATKIIRKCQGLPIAIVSLGSALKGKSCHEWKAAYRRLKGRRLTEIEDVNEENAYLCLEASFDYLKGMETKTCFLLCSLYPEDYEIYVEDLVRYAWGLELYKGINSIEKVRSEVLASTEILKNSCLLLDCRRKGHVKMHDVVREVALWIASSREEFSFASVGTLPMDESFKHFIAISFNTDQMGELPEGLVFPNLKFLLLGGTGKGRMETSSEFFEGMKALKACTLADLLLSPVAFQFQMNLKTLKLCNCRFSDISMVGKLKTLEIFSLSGSLISELPNEIGDLENLRLLELSNCTNLRRIPHRLIQRLSSLEELYLHGSSSIIWATENTTEKECYSSLSELNLLPKLGVLSLDLYPQYLSDGFVFPKLWRFDVLISLVWRTPFEPCPISRSLTIFNESIDACKQLFEDVESLDLIGVQGSPNLIPSLELEFSKLASLDLRSCNGMKCLIDASKQQVPTTAFSNLRSLSLASMLALEELCNGPQPQGFLQKLETLSLRDCNEMIGAIPILQNLEELQVHQCGKMQVLFQTVELRSIEQWPNHHLSLQSLKVVQISDCNSLKYLFPMSAANNSLGQLQSLDIRRCSQLEEIIQGTEVLNISPQSLRKIRVSECNKLTSLSSLSHGHRLQELLVDDCPRLTPLIISAKIQKLELRRITSEQLSNIDIFNCEEVEQITEKDQTSSHDHRLQPICFPNLTQISIFNCENLKCLFPITVAHGGFPKLLSASNLQTLEISNCSQLEEIIQEPQVSNISLQCLKEIKVVNCNNLRYLFPMSIANSLGGLRTLQISWCFGLEEIIKAKEASNVCLHSLMEVFVHGCNKLTSLSSLSHGHILKNLTKLEIYDCLQLEDTFPISMAQGLPLLNEVVLGNLPQFKGRDGNEIVLTLSSLQKLKVVNCPGLTPFIISTKIQKLTLRRMEERKKMSNMMEEGGSSVSMEYLKISNFRELFDSSYNLSSLKFLNLFGLTELRVIWNGPIQAVNFQNLTELNVGDCISLRYIFSPTIARNLPRLSKLHISCCEELEQIIDKDQKSSQHHLQPICFPCLAEVIIDNCENLKYLFPITSAHGGLPKLKTIRLVNVPKLEQVFEGDEANVSKDEEKVIHLPQLTYLDLGRLPNLMSFSPVGYHFVFPSLVVLNVEGCPNLTTRFSVDSEQSVHAETQASQSVDETIVEESATAQETTWPAGSNISWSAEH; this is encoded by the exons ATGGGTTGTGAATTTTGCGACTCTGCTCTTGCTAACGCCGTTGGAACACTAATTGTGGACTATGTGGTAAAGCCGGTGGGACGTCAACTTGATTATGTCCGCCACTTTcatgaaaatgttgaaaagctGGTGGAAAAAAAGGGTGAACTTGGAAGGGCACGAACTCGTCTGCAGCATGAGACTGGGGTTGCTGAAAGGCAGCTTTTACATGTTGAAGATGATGTAGGGGATCTGCAAAGGAAGGCAGTGGAAATCCTATCGAATGTGGAAACTTTGGAAATGGAAATTCAACAGAATAAGAGGTGTCTCAATTGGTGTCCTAATTGGAGTTGGAGATATCAACTAAGCAAGCAAGCAATGAAGAAAACTCTGGATATATCTAAGCTTTTGGAGAAGATCAACAAATTTGGTCAACCTGGACGAGTCGGTTACCGTGCTCCTAGTACCCTTCCCACCATAGAATTCCTATGCTCTAAGGAATTTGTGGTTTCGGAAGCTTCAAAGATTGCTTTCCATCAAATCATTGAAGCCCTACAAGATGACAATATCAGCATGATTGGATTGTGGGGGATGGGAGGGGTGGGCAAAACCACCTTGGCTCGTGAAGTTGGAAATCAAGCTGAAAAACTGAATTTGTTCAATAAAGTTGTGATTACAACTGTGTCTCAAAATCCAAACTTCGAAGTAATTCAAGATCAAATTGCACAATTCATAGACTTTGATATGAAGAATGAACGAGGAAGAAGATCAGTGCAAGATTTATGGTTGAGACTGAAGAAGGAACAGAGGATTCTTATTATCCTTGATGATATTTGGACAAATATCAACTTAAAGGAGAAGATAGGAATTCCGACTGGCGAAGATCATAAAGGTTGCAAAGTTCTTTTAACAACACGCCGTCAACAAGTATGCCTTGCTATGGATTGTCAAAAGGTGGTACAACTGGGTTGTTTAGATGGCGATGAAGCTTGGAATTTGTTTGCAACGAAAGCAAGTTTAAATGGCTCTGCTGATGACGCTATTAGAAAGGTGGCAACTAAAATCATCAGAAAATGCCAAGGTTTGCCCATTGCTATAGTTTCGTTGGGAAGTGCTTTGAAAGGTAAAAGTTGTCACGAGTGGAAAGCGGCATATCGGAGACTCAAAGGTCGTAGATTAACTGAAATTGAAGATGTTAATGAAGAAAATGCTTATCTATGTCTTGAGGCGAGCTTCGATTACTTGAAGGGTATGGAGACGAAGACTTGTTTCTTATTGTGCTCTTTATATCCCGAAGATTATGAGATTTATGTGGAGGACTTGGTGAGATATGCATGGGGATTGGAGTTGTATAAAGGTATCAACTCAATTGAAAAAGTTAGAAGTGAAGTGCTTGCATCGACTGAGATCCTCAAGAACTCTTGTTTGTTGTTAGATTGCAGAAGAAAAGGGCATGTCAAAATGCATGATGTGGTTCGTGAAGTTGCTTTATGGATTGCATCCTCCAGAGAGGAGTTTTCCTTTGCGAGTGTTGGAACATTGCCGATGGATGAAAGTTTCAAGCATTTCATAGCAATCTCCTTCAACACTGATCAAATGGGTGAACTTCCCGAAGGATTGGTTTTCCCAAATCTCAAATTTCTTTTACTTGGTGGAACAGGTAAGGGTCGCATGGAAACTTCAAGTGAATTCTTTGAGGGTATGAAAGCATTAAAAGCTTGTACTTTGGCTGATCTATTGTTATCTCCAGTTGCATTTCAATTCCAAATGAACCTTAAAACATTGAAGTTGTGTAACTGTAGATTCTCTGACATCTCAATGGTTGGGAAGTTGAAGACACTTGAGATTTTTTCCTTAAGTGGATCTCTTATCTCTGAATTGCCGAACGAAATTGGTGATTTAGAAAATCTAAGACTTTTGGAGTTGTCAAATTGCACAAACCTACGAAGAATCCCTCATCGATTAATACAAAGATTGTCCAGTTTAGAAGAACTATACTTGCATGGTTCTAGCTCAATAATATGGGCGACTGAGAACACAACTGAAAAAGAATGCTATTCTAGCCTATCAGAGTTGAATTTATTGCCCAAGTTGGGTGTACTATCGTTGGATTTGTATCCTCAATATCTTTCAGATGGCTTTGTGTTTCCTAAATTATGGAGATTTGATGTTCTCATTAGTTTGGTTTGGAGGACGCCATTTGAACCTTGTCCAATCTCAAGATCTTTGACAATATTTAATGAGTCCATAGATGCATGCAAGCAACTATTTGAAGATGTAGAATCTCTTGACCTGATAGGAGTGCAGGGCTCTCCAAACCTTATTCCAAGCTTGGAGTTGGAATTCAGTAAGTTGGCTTCTCTAGATCTTCGTAGTTGCAATGGTATGAAATGCCTAATTGATGCATCAAAGCAACAGGTGCCAACCACTGCATTCTCTAATTTGAGAAGCTTATCATTAGCATCTATGCTTGCTTTAGAAGAGCTGTGCAATGGCCCTCAACCACAAGGTTTCTTACAAAAGTTAGAAACCTTGTCCTTAAGGGATTGCAATGAAATGATTGGTGCAATTCCAATTTTACAAAATCTTGAAGAGCTTCAAGTTCATCAATGTGGTAAAATGCAAGTGCTATTCCAGACTGTTGAATTGAGGAGCATAGAACAGTGGCCCAATCATCATTTAAGCCTCCAAAGCCTAAAGGTTGTACAAATAAGTGACTGCAACAGTTTGAAATATCTCTTCCCAATGTCAGCTGCTAATAATAGCCTTGGGCAATTGCAATCTCTGGATATACGGAGATGCTCACAATTGGAAGAAATAATACAAGGGACAGAAGTGTTAAACATAAGCCCCCAAAGTCTAAGGAAAATAAGAGTAAGTGAATGCAATAAGTTGACATCTCTTTCCTCATTGTCCCATGGTCACAGGTTGCAGGAGTTACTAGTGGATGATTGTCCCCGGTTGACACCTCTTATCATTTCGGCTAAAATACAa AAATTGGAGCTACGGAGAATAACAAGTGAGCAATTGAGCAATATAGATATATTTAATTGTGAAGAAGTGGAGCAGATTACTGAGAAGGATCAAACTTCATCACATGATCATCGACTCCAACCTATTTGCTTTCCTAATTTGACTCAGATTAGTATCTTCAATTGTGAAAACTTAAAATGTCTCTTCCCGATTACAGTTGCTCATGGAGGCTTTCCAAAACTTCTAAGTGCGTCCAATTTGCAAACTCTGGAGATAAGCAACTGCTCCCAGTTAGAAGAAATAATCCAAGAGCCACAAGTGTCAAACATAAGCCTTCAATGtttaaaggaaataaaagttGTAAACTGCAATAATTTGAGGTATCTCTTCCCAATGTCTATTGCTAATAGTCTTGGGGGATTGCGAACTCTACAAATAAGTTGGTGCTTTGGATTGGAAGAAataatcaaagcaaaagaggcaTCCAACGTATGTCTCCATAGTCTAATGGAAGTATTTGTACATGGATGCAACAAGTTGACATCTCTTTCCTCATTGTCCCATGGTCACATATTGAAAAATTtgacaaaacttgaaatttacgATTGCCTTCAATTGGAAGACACTTTTCCAATCTCAATGGCTCAAGGTCTTCCTCTACTGAATGAGGTTGTGTTGGGAAATTTACCTCAATTCAAAGGAAGGGATGGAAACGAGATTGTGCTCACCCTTTCATCATTGCAGAAGTTAAAAGTGGTGAATTGTCCCGGATTGACACCTTTTATCATTTCAACTAAAATACAA AAATTGACCCTTCGGAGGATGgaagaaaggaagaaaatgagCAACATGATGGAGGAAGGAGGATCATCAGTAAGTATGgaatatttaaaaatttccaattttaGAGAGTTATTTGATTCTAGTTATAACCTTTCAAGCCTGAAGTTCCTAAATTTGTTTGGACTAACCGAATTGCGAGTGATATGGAATGGTCCCATCCAAGCTGTAAACTTTCAAAATCTCACTGAATTGAATGTTGGAGACTGTATAAGCTTAAGATACATCTTCTCACCTACCATTGCTCGAAATTTGCCACGACTGAGCAAGTTACATATATCTTGTTGTGAGGAATTGGAGCAAATTATTGACAAGGATCAAAAGTCATCACAACATCATCTCCAACCTATTTGCTTCCCTTGTCTGGCTGAAGTTATAATAGATAATTGTGAAAACTTGAAATATCTCTTTCCGATTACTTCTGCCCATGGTGGCCTTCCAAAATTGAAGACAATAAGGCTTGTAAACGTCCCCAAATTAGAGCAGGTGTTCGAAGGAGATGAAGCAAATGTGAGTAAGGATGAAGAGAAAGTGATACACCTACCACAATTAACCTACTTAGACCTTGGTAGGCTACCAAACCTCATGAGCTTCAGCCCTGTAGGTTATCATTTTGTTTTCCCATCTTTGGTGGTGTTAAACGTAGAAGGTTGTCCCAACCTAACCACTAGGTTTAGTGTTGATTCAGAGCAATCAGTGCATGCCGAAACACAG GCAAGCCAATCAGTTGATGAAACTATAGTGGAAGAATCTGCTACAGCTCAGGAAACTACATGGCCAGCTGGTAGCAACATAAGTTGGAGTGCAGAACACTGA